One region of Mycolicibacterium rhodesiae NBB3 genomic DNA includes:
- a CDS encoding cytochrome P450, which produces MSTPIIDAAARVLADPRAYADEASLHAALTHLRNNAPVSLVDAPDYRPFWAITKHADIMAIERDNELWINAPRPMLQTAATDDLSAANLAAGGGLRTLIHMDDPLHRDIRKIGADWFRPKAMRALKTRVDELAKIYVDKMVEDGPECDFVQEVAVNFPLYVILSLLGLPESDFGRMLKLTQEMFGGDDDEFTRGKTPEELHEVITDFFRYFTKLTADRRASPTEDLASAIANAKIDGEYLNDIDCLSYYVIVASAGHDTTSAAISGGLLALIENQDQLARLKAKPELMGTAVEEMIRWTTPVKEFMRTATADTEVRGVPIKEGESVLLSYVSANRDEDIFDEPFRFDVGRDPNKHLSFGYGVHFCLGAALARMEINSFFTALVPRLDSIELAGDPEFIATIFVGGLKHLPIRYALR; this is translated from the coding sequence ATGAGCACCCCGATCATCGACGCCGCCGCCAGAGTGCTGGCCGACCCGAGGGCCTACGCCGACGAGGCGAGCCTGCACGCCGCATTGACCCACCTGCGCAACAACGCCCCGGTGTCCCTCGTCGACGCGCCGGACTACCGGCCGTTCTGGGCGATCACGAAGCATGCCGACATCATGGCCATCGAGCGTGACAACGAGCTGTGGATCAACGCACCGCGTCCGATGCTGCAGACCGCCGCGACCGACGACCTGTCGGCGGCCAATCTCGCCGCCGGCGGCGGACTGCGCACGCTCATCCACATGGACGACCCACTGCACCGCGACATCCGCAAGATCGGTGCCGACTGGTTCCGCCCCAAGGCGATGCGCGCACTGAAGACCCGCGTGGACGAGCTCGCCAAGATCTACGTCGACAAGATGGTCGAGGACGGTCCCGAATGCGACTTCGTCCAAGAGGTCGCGGTGAATTTCCCGCTCTACGTGATCCTTTCGCTGCTCGGCCTTCCAGAGTCGGACTTCGGCCGCATGCTCAAGCTCACCCAGGAGATGTTCGGCGGTGACGACGACGAGTTCACCCGCGGCAAGACCCCCGAGGAACTGCATGAGGTCATCACCGACTTCTTCCGGTACTTCACCAAGCTGACCGCCGACCGCCGGGCCAGCCCGACCGAGGACCTGGCGTCGGCGATCGCCAACGCCAAGATCGACGGTGAATACCTCAATGACATCGACTGCCTTTCCTATTACGTGATCGTCGCCAGTGCCGGACACGACACCACCAGTGCGGCGATCTCGGGTGGCCTGCTGGCCTTGATCGAGAACCAGGACCAGCTCGCCCGCCTGAAAGCCAAGCCAGAGCTGATGGGCACCGCGGTCGAGGAGATGATCCGCTGGACCACCCCGGTCAAGGAGTTCATGCGCACCGCCACGGCCGACACCGAAGTGCGCGGTGTGCCGATCAAGGAAGGCGAGTCGGTGCTGCTGTCCTACGTCTCGGCCAACCGCGACGAGGACATCTTCGACGAGCCGTTCCGCTTCGACGTCGGCCGTGACCCGAACAAGCACCTCTCCTTCGGATACGGCGTGCATTTCTGCCTCGGCGCCGCCCTGGCTCGCATGGAGATCAACAGCTTCTTCACTGCGCTGGTACCGAGACTCGATTCGATCGAGTTGGCCGGTGACCCGGAGTTCATCGCGACGATCTTCGTCGGCGGGCTCAAGCACCTGCCGATTCGGTACGCGCTGCGCTGA
- a CDS encoding cytochrome P450, whose protein sequence is MSTPTMDDAAKVFTDPTAYADDARLHAALTHLRANTPVAWVDNPPYRPFWAITKHADIMAIERDNNLWLSEPRPLLVTAEADDFGKQQLEAGMGLRTLIHMDDPHHRKVRAIGADWFRPKAMRDLKVNVDALAKRYVDKMRDIGPECDFVTDIAVNFPLYVIMSLLGLPEEDFPRMHQLTQEMFGGDDEEYNKRGQSPEEQLTILLDFFNYFAQLTASRRENPTDDLASAIANGRIDGEPLSEVDTASYYVIVASAGHDTTKDAISGGLLALIENPGELERLRKDPALMGTAVEEMIRWTTPVKEFMRTAAEDTEVRGVPIAEGESVYLAYVSGNRDEEVFDEPFRFDVSRDPNKHVAFGYGVHFCLGAALARMEMNSLFSELIPRLESIELAGEPELAATTFVGGLKHLPIRYSLR, encoded by the coding sequence ATGAGCACGCCGACGATGGATGACGCCGCGAAAGTGTTCACCGATCCGACGGCCTACGCCGACGATGCTCGGCTGCACGCGGCGCTGACCCATCTGCGGGCGAACACGCCGGTGGCATGGGTGGACAACCCGCCGTACCGGCCGTTCTGGGCGATCACCAAACATGCCGACATCATGGCGATCGAGCGCGACAACAATCTATGGCTTTCCGAGCCGCGCCCTCTGCTCGTCACCGCCGAGGCCGACGACTTCGGCAAGCAGCAGTTGGAGGCCGGCATGGGCCTACGGACGCTGATCCACATGGACGACCCGCACCATCGCAAGGTGCGGGCGATCGGTGCGGACTGGTTCCGCCCCAAGGCAATGCGCGATCTCAAGGTCAACGTCGACGCATTGGCCAAACGCTATGTCGACAAGATGCGTGACATCGGCCCGGAATGCGACTTCGTCACCGACATCGCCGTCAACTTCCCGCTGTACGTGATCATGTCGCTGCTGGGTCTGCCCGAGGAGGACTTCCCGCGCATGCACCAGCTCACTCAGGAGATGTTCGGCGGCGACGACGAGGAATACAACAAGCGCGGCCAATCCCCCGAGGAGCAGCTGACCATCCTGCTCGACTTCTTCAATTACTTCGCTCAGCTGACGGCGTCTCGTCGTGAGAACCCGACCGACGACCTGGCATCGGCGATCGCCAACGGCCGCATCGACGGTGAGCCGCTTTCCGAAGTCGACACCGCCTCGTACTACGTCATCGTCGCCAGCGCAGGTCACGACACCACCAAGGATGCCATTTCGGGCGGTCTTCTCGCGCTGATCGAAAACCCCGGCGAACTGGAGCGGCTCCGCAAGGACCCCGCGTTGATGGGCACCGCCGTCGAGGAGATGATCCGGTGGACCACGCCGGTCAAGGAGTTCATGCGCACTGCGGCTGAGGACACCGAGGTTCGCGGTGTGCCGATCGCGGAGGGCGAATCAGTCTATCTGGCTTATGTTTCCGGCAATCGCGACGAAGAGGTCTTCGACGAACCGTTCCGATTCGACGTCAGCCGAGACCCCAACAAGCACGTGGCCTTCGGGTACGGCGTGCATTTCTGCCTCGGGGCCGCACTGGCGCGGATGGAGATGAACAGCTTGTTCTCCGAGCTGATCCCCCGGCTGGAGTCGATCGAACTGGCTGGCGAACCGGAACTGGCCGCGACGACCTTCGTCGGCGGGCTCAAGCACCTACCGATCCGGTATTCGTTGCGCTGA
- a CDS encoding TetR/AcrR family transcriptional regulator: MTDPRPARSRARLLEAATTLLRTGGPSAVTIDAVTRSANVARATLYRHFSGANDLLSAAFMSLLQPAPMPPAGDGLREQLIAVVEGWCEAIAEVPAMLTALTWLASGPDAGDYSDVRQADSDSTGPLRARIIQLYSVPFDAIFDSPQAAAEIEVPDRIQAIALLIGPVVLGRLSTVADFDYSACAEAAVDGFLATHAK, from the coding sequence ATGACCGACCCGCGGCCTGCCCGGTCGCGAGCCCGTTTGCTCGAGGCCGCGACAACGCTGTTGCGTACGGGCGGTCCGAGCGCTGTGACGATCGACGCGGTCACCCGCAGCGCGAACGTGGCCCGAGCCACGCTCTACCGCCACTTCTCCGGCGCCAACGATCTGTTGAGCGCGGCCTTCATGAGTCTGCTGCAACCGGCGCCGATGCCGCCGGCCGGCGACGGCCTGCGGGAGCAGCTGATCGCGGTGGTGGAAGGCTGGTGCGAGGCGATCGCCGAGGTACCCGCCATGCTGACCGCTCTGACATGGCTGGCCTCAGGGCCCGATGCCGGCGACTATTCCGATGTGCGGCAAGCCGATTCGGATTCAACAGGTCCGTTGCGGGCGCGGATCATCCAGCTGTACTCCGTGCCGTTCGACGCGATCTTCGACAGCCCGCAAGCGGCAGCGGAAATCGAGGTGCCCGACCGCATTCAGGCGATCGCGCTGCTCATCGGACCGGTGGTCCTCGGCAGACTCAGCACAGTGGCCGACTTCGACTACTCCGCGTGTGCCGAGGCCGCAGTCGACGGCTTCCTGGCGACCCACGCCAAGTAG
- a CDS encoding MFS transporter, translating to MVDTLTSPDQHIDANLATLSRFGRFWLLTVAALDVLLVISSMVALNAALPDIAVETAATQTQLTWIVDGYTLVLACLLLPAGAIGDRYGRRGALVAGLAIFGVASIAPVFFDSPVQIILARALAGVGAAFIMPATLSLLTAAFPTSERNRAVGIWAGVASSGAIVGFMGTGLLLQYFAWQSIFYAFSASALALIICTLTIRSSRDDTATPIDGIGAVLIGSAVAVFVFGVVEAPVRGWTHPIVWGCMAVGVVLAAVFGAVELQRRHPLLDVRLFGRPDFATGSIGITILFFANFGFFFIEMQYLQLVLGYSPLQTAFALAPLAVPILILGATMHLYLPKIGLRTAVAVGLFLIGVGLFLMRYLDAGSSYVEIAWPMLVTSAGIGLCVAPTTSAIMNAVPTEKQGVASAVNDTTREVGAAVGIAVAGSVLAAQYGAVLAPALAEFPEQIRGGALESLANALAIAEEMGPQGARLADLATSAFIESMSLSLLVLSIVLAAAAAFVAIWAPGRDGKQFGFVRRTIARWSASDAAGGAGNSDAAGGAGNSDAAGSAGNSDAAGGAGNSGDELGSPVAEHDDGRVGTAAGDGGKHRAVDHP from the coding sequence GTGGTCGACACCCTCACCAGTCCTGACCAGCATATCGACGCGAACCTGGCGACACTGTCGAGGTTCGGACGCTTCTGGTTGCTCACCGTCGCCGCACTCGACGTGCTGTTGGTCATCTCGTCGATGGTCGCGCTCAACGCCGCACTCCCCGACATCGCCGTGGAGACGGCCGCGACCCAGACACAACTCACATGGATCGTCGATGGATACACGTTGGTGCTGGCGTGTCTGTTGTTGCCCGCCGGCGCAATAGGCGACCGGTACGGCAGACGCGGCGCACTGGTCGCCGGTTTGGCGATATTCGGGGTGGCATCGATCGCCCCGGTTTTCTTCGACAGCCCGGTCCAGATCATTCTCGCGCGAGCCCTTGCGGGTGTCGGCGCGGCGTTCATCATGCCTGCGACGTTGTCGCTACTGACCGCGGCGTTCCCGACCAGCGAGCGCAACAGGGCCGTTGGGATCTGGGCGGGCGTCGCGAGTTCCGGCGCAATCGTGGGTTTCATGGGCACGGGTCTGCTGCTTCAGTACTTCGCTTGGCAGTCGATCTTCTATGCGTTCAGCGCGTCGGCACTCGCATTGATCATCTGCACGTTGACAATTCGGTCATCACGCGACGACACCGCGACGCCGATCGACGGCATCGGTGCGGTACTGATCGGCTCGGCCGTCGCAGTCTTCGTTTTCGGTGTCGTCGAAGCGCCGGTCCGCGGGTGGACGCATCCGATCGTATGGGGGTGCATGGCGGTGGGCGTCGTGCTGGCAGCGGTGTTCGGCGCCGTGGAACTGCAACGACGGCATCCGCTGCTCGACGTCCGCCTGTTCGGCAGGCCGGACTTCGCAACCGGCTCGATCGGGATCACCATCCTGTTCTTCGCCAACTTCGGCTTCTTCTTCATCGAAATGCAATACCTGCAACTGGTTCTCGGCTACAGCCCGCTGCAGACCGCCTTCGCCCTCGCGCCGCTGGCAGTGCCGATATTGATCCTCGGCGCGACCATGCACCTCTATTTGCCCAAGATAGGCCTGCGAACAGCCGTCGCCGTGGGCCTGTTCCTCATCGGAGTCGGGCTCTTCCTGATGCGCTATCTCGATGCCGGATCGTCTTACGTCGAAATCGCCTGGCCCATGCTGGTCACGAGCGCGGGCATCGGCCTGTGTGTGGCACCGACGACCTCGGCGATCATGAACGCCGTGCCCACTGAGAAGCAGGGCGTCGCGTCGGCGGTCAACGACACCACTCGCGAGGTCGGCGCCGCGGTCGGCATCGCCGTCGCCGGTTCGGTGCTCGCTGCGCAGTATGGGGCTGTGCTTGCACCTGCTCTGGCCGAATTCCCCGAGCAGATAAGGGGCGGCGCGCTGGAGTCCCTCGCGAATGCGCTCGCCATCGCCGAAGAGATGGGCCCGCAGGGAGCACGTTTGGCGGACCTTGCCACGTCCGCATTCATCGAGTCGATGAGCCTTTCGTTGCTCGTGCTGTCCATCGTGCTCGCGGCCGCCGCAGCGTTCGTGGCGATCTGGGCTCCCGGCCGCGACGGGAAGCAGTTCGGCTTCGTCCGGCGGACAATCGCGCGGTGGTCGGCGTCAGACGCCGCCGGCGGAGCCGGCAATTCAGACGCCGCCGGCGGAGCCGGTAATTCAGACGCCGCCGGCAGTGCCGGCAATTCAGACGCCGCCGGCGGAGCCGGCAATTCAGGCGATGAACTCGGCAGCCCGGTGGCCGAGCATGACGATGGTCGCGTGGGGACCGCGGCTGGTGATGGTGGGAAGCACAGAGCCGTCGACCACCCATAG
- the mftG gene encoding mycofactocin dehydrogenase MftG, producing the protein MHSDVLIIGAGSAGSVLAERLSVDAARRVTVVEAGPGLSDSVALSQIGDGLRLPIGTASSVVRRYPTTLTEAPERHAQIMRGAVVGGSGAVNGGYFCRGLPSDFDGWGLPGWAWSDVLPHFRAIETDRDFQGPLHGGTGPIQVQRVNEFDGCTATFVDAAIASGYVWIDDLNGSTPEAPLPSGIGAVPLNINGGTRVGPGGAYLKPAMHRENLTVLTDTRVRRIRITGGRAVGVECVGPDGASGLTADRIVLSAGAIGSSHLLMLSGIGPCDVLKAAGVPVIADLPVGAASSDHPEWVLPVDWTETHGLPPLEAILSTDDGLEIRPYTAGFGAMVSGSRDDPADHPHIGVALMQPQSRGRVRLRSADPDVLPTIQHRYDSAPADVAKLRSGAAFARELAGPAAKSDTVSWSTSQHLAGTAAMGHDGDRGAVVDTQCRVRGIDALWVVDGSVLPTITSRGPHATIVMLGHRAAEFIA; encoded by the coding sequence TTGCACAGCGATGTTCTGATCATCGGTGCCGGTAGCGCCGGATCGGTATTAGCGGAACGACTTTCGGTAGATGCGGCCCGCCGAGTCACCGTGGTGGAGGCAGGTCCCGGCCTGTCCGACTCCGTCGCACTCAGCCAGATCGGCGACGGTCTGCGGCTGCCGATCGGCACCGCGAGCTCGGTGGTCCGGCGGTATCCGACCACATTGACCGAGGCTCCCGAACGGCACGCGCAGATCATGAGGGGCGCGGTCGTCGGCGGATCCGGCGCCGTCAACGGCGGCTACTTCTGCCGGGGACTGCCGTCGGACTTCGACGGGTGGGGGTTGCCCGGGTGGGCGTGGTCGGACGTCCTTCCGCACTTCCGGGCGATCGAAACCGACCGCGACTTCCAGGGTCCGCTGCACGGCGGTACTGGTCCGATCCAGGTTCAACGCGTCAATGAGTTCGACGGGTGCACAGCAACATTCGTCGATGCGGCGATCGCTTCAGGATACGTCTGGATCGATGACCTCAACGGGTCGACACCGGAGGCGCCGCTGCCGTCGGGCATCGGTGCGGTGCCGCTGAACATCAACGGTGGTACCCGGGTCGGGCCGGGTGGGGCATACCTGAAACCGGCCATGCATCGCGAGAATCTGACGGTCCTGACCGATACCCGGGTCAGGCGCATCCGGATCACCGGTGGCCGCGCCGTCGGCGTGGAGTGCGTCGGTCCTGATGGAGCATCCGGCCTGACCGCGGATCGAATCGTGTTGTCGGCCGGTGCGATCGGGTCATCACACCTGTTGATGCTTTCGGGTATCGGGCCCTGCGATGTATTGAAGGCCGCGGGGGTACCCGTCATCGCCGACCTGCCGGTCGGCGCGGCGTCGTCGGACCATCCCGAGTGGGTTCTGCCGGTCGACTGGACCGAGACTCATGGCCTTCCCCCGCTGGAGGCCATCCTCTCGACCGATGACGGACTCGAAATTCGGCCCTATACCGCAGGTTTCGGCGCGATGGTGAGCGGAAGCCGCGACGACCCAGCCGACCACCCGCACATCGGGGTCGCCCTGATGCAACCGCAGTCACGCGGGAGGGTGCGGTTGAGGTCCGCCGATCCGGACGTTCTTCCCACCATCCAGCACCGGTACGACAGTGCGCCCGCCGATGTGGCCAAGTTGCGGTCCGGTGCGGCTTTCGCGCGTGAATTAGCCGGTCCAGCAGCGAAATCCGACACGGTGTCCTGGTCGACGTCGCAGCATCTGGCCGGGACCGCAGCCATGGGGCATGACGGCGACCGCGGGGCAGTGGTCGATACACAGTGCCGAGTGCGCGGCATCGACGCGCTATGGGTGGTCGACGGCTCTGTGCTTCCCACCATCACCAGCCGCGGTCCCCACGCGACCATCGTCATGCTCGGCCACCGGGCTGCCGAGTTCATCGCCTGA
- the mftF gene encoding mycofactocin biosynthesis glycosyltransferase MftF (Members of this protein family, MftF, are glycosyltransferases, members of PF00535 (glycosyl transferase family 2). The encoding gene is found as part of the mycofactocin cassette, in Mycobacterium tuberculosis, many other Actinobacteria, and occasional members of other lineages. Mycofactocin itself, a putative redox carrier, is a heavily modified derivative of the C-terminal Val-Tyr dipeptide of the mycofactocin precursor MftA (TIGR03969).) produces MTGPRLPDGFAVQVDRRVKVLGEGSALLGGSPTRLLRLAPAAQTMLTGGRLEVHDAVSAQLARTLLDATVAHPRPATGPSHRDVTVVIPVRDNISGLRRLVAALRGMRIIVVDDGSATPVQQADFAQMYSDVQIFRHERSKGPAAARNTGMAACHTDYIAFLDSDVVPRRGWLEALLGHFCDPAVALVAPRIIGLREPDNLVARYEAVRSSLDLGLREAPVVPFGTVSYVPSAAIICRSTLLKELGGFDETLKSGEDVDLCWRLVEAGARMRYEPVALVAHDHRTQLREWLSRKSFYGESAAPLSVRHPGKTAPLVISGWTLVAWMLMAMGSGIGYLASVVVAGITGRRIARSLSAVETEPKEVAVVAAHGLWSAALQLASAICRHYWPVAFVAAALSRRCRQVVLVAAIVDGVVDWITRNGKGDDDTKPVGLLTYILLKRLDDIAYGAGLWTGVVRERHLGALKPQIRT; encoded by the coding sequence ATGACCGGACCACGGTTACCCGACGGCTTCGCCGTCCAGGTGGATCGCCGCGTGAAGGTCCTCGGTGAGGGCTCGGCGCTACTCGGCGGGTCGCCGACGCGTCTGCTTCGCCTGGCGCCCGCGGCGCAGACCATGCTCACCGGTGGCCGGCTCGAAGTCCACGACGCGGTCAGCGCGCAGCTGGCACGCACCCTGCTCGACGCGACGGTCGCACATCCGCGGCCGGCGACCGGACCGTCGCATCGCGATGTCACAGTTGTTATTCCGGTGCGGGACAACATTTCTGGCCTCAGAAGACTGGTGGCGGCACTTCGCGGCATGCGGATCATCGTCGTCGACGACGGATCGGCAACGCCCGTTCAGCAGGCCGACTTCGCGCAGATGTACAGCGATGTTCAGATCTTCCGGCACGAGCGCAGCAAGGGCCCGGCGGCCGCCCGCAACACCGGCATGGCGGCCTGCCACACCGACTACATCGCCTTCCTCGACTCCGACGTGGTGCCGCGGCGCGGGTGGCTGGAGGCGCTGCTCGGTCACTTCTGCGATCCGGCGGTGGCACTGGTCGCCCCGCGCATCATCGGCCTCCGCGAACCGGACAACCTGGTGGCGCGCTACGAGGCCGTCAGGTCCTCCCTCGATCTCGGCCTCCGTGAAGCGCCTGTCGTACCCTTCGGGACGGTGTCGTATGTGCCCAGCGCGGCGATCATCTGCCGCAGCACCCTGCTCAAGGAGCTTGGCGGCTTCGACGAGACGCTCAAGTCCGGTGAGGACGTCGATCTGTGCTGGCGGTTGGTCGAGGCCGGGGCCAGGATGCGCTACGAACCCGTCGCGCTGGTCGCTCACGATCACCGGACTCAGCTGCGAGAATGGTTGTCGCGCAAGTCATTCTACGGCGAATCAGCTGCTCCGCTCTCGGTCCGCCACCCCGGCAAGACGGCACCGCTGGTCATCTCGGGATGGACCCTGGTCGCCTGGATGCTGATGGCGATGGGGTCTGGCATCGGGTATCTGGCGTCCGTGGTGGTCGCCGGCATCACCGGTCGTCGCATCGCACGGTCGCTGTCTGCCGTCGAAACGGAACCGAAGGAAGTCGCCGTCGTGGCCGCCCATGGACTGTGGTCCGCTGCGCTGCAGCTGGCATCGGCCATCTGCAGGCACTACTGGCCCGTCGCCTTCGTCGCCGCCGCGCTCTCGAGACGATGCCGACAAGTGGTGCTGGTGGCGGCCATCGTCGACGGCGTGGTGGACTGGATCACCCGCAACGGTAAGGGCGACGACGACACGAAACCGGTCGGGCTGCTCACCTACATCCTGCTGAAGCGGCTCGATGACATTGCCTATGGCGCGGGGCTATGGACCGGAGTGGTGCGCGAGCGGCACCTCGGTGCGCTCAAGCCCCAGATCCGGACCTGA
- the mftE gene encoding mycofactocin biosynthesis peptidyl-dipeptidase MftE: protein MNSAYHRAVTSGSELANATSQQLRSTSSALIVPVGSTEQHGPHLPLDTDSRIATAVSRAVAAQLAGDELKWMVAPAIAYGASGEHEEFSGTVSIGTSALRLLLVEFGRSASRWASRVVFVNGHGGNMEALTAAAALLRYEGRDVGWCSCSAENADAHAGHTETSVLLHISPADVWTDERVPGNQAPLRQLMPAMRQGGIAAVSEVGILGDPTTANAAEGARIFSEMTSGCLRRVTRWTPDRDGMLT, encoded by the coding sequence GTGAATTCGGCCTACCATCGGGCAGTGACCTCTGGAAGCGAGCTCGCGAACGCGACGTCGCAGCAGCTGCGGAGCACGTCATCAGCATTGATCGTCCCCGTCGGCTCCACCGAACAGCATGGTCCCCACCTGCCGCTCGACACCGACAGCCGCATTGCGACCGCCGTCTCCCGTGCCGTCGCCGCGCAGCTCGCAGGGGATGAATTGAAGTGGATGGTCGCGCCGGCCATCGCGTACGGCGCCAGCGGTGAGCACGAGGAATTCAGTGGGACCGTTTCGATCGGCACGTCTGCGCTGCGTCTGTTGCTCGTGGAGTTCGGCAGGTCCGCATCGCGCTGGGCGTCGCGTGTGGTGTTCGTCAACGGGCACGGAGGCAATATGGAGGCGCTGACCGCGGCCGCCGCCCTGCTCCGGTACGAGGGTCGCGACGTGGGCTGGTGCTCGTGCAGCGCCGAGAACGCGGACGCCCACGCGGGCCATACCGAAACCTCTGTATTGCTACATATTTCGCCGGCTGACGTATGGACCGACGAACGGGTTCCCGGCAACCAGGCCCCGCTGAGGCAGCTGATGCCGGCGATGCGACAAGGTGGCATCGCCGCGGTCAGCGAGGTGGGTATCCTCGGTGATCCCACCACTGCGAACGCAGCGGAGGGTGCCCGCATCTTCAGTGAGATGACCAGCGGGTGTCTGCGGCGCGTCACCCGGTGGACGCCTGACCGGGACGGGATGCTGACATGA
- the mftD gene encoding pre-mycofactocin synthase MftD (MftD, an enzyme found in the mycofactocin biosynthesis locus, performs an oxidative deamination of 3-amino-5-[(p-hydroxyphenyl)methyl]-4,4-dimethyl-2-pyrrolidinone (AHDP). The resulting compound, now called pre-mycofactocin (PMFT), is a biologically active redox cofactor that can oxidize the non-exchangeable NADH of TIGR03971 family SDR-type oxidoreductases.) yields the protein MADVWFETVAAAQERAKRRLPKPVYSALLAASERGVTVADNVDAFSQLGFAPHVIGATEKRDLATTVMGQDISLPVLISPTGVQAVHPDGEIAVARAAAARGTAMGLSSFASKPIEEVIAVNPKLFFQVYWLGGRDAIAARVERARAAGAVGLIVTTDWSFSHGRDWGSPKIPEEMNLRTTVRMMPTGLTRPGWLWQWGKTLRPPNLRVPNQAARGEAGPPFFAAYGEWMATPPPTWEDIAWLRELWGGPFMLKGIMRVDDAKRAVDAGVSTISVSNHGGNNLDGTPASVRALPAIAAAVGNDVEVVLDGGIRRGSDVVKAVALGARAVMIGRAYLWGLAANGQAGVENVLDVLRGGIDSALMGLGHSSVHDLCADDVLVPDGFTRALGVPRTPSA from the coding sequence ATGGCCGACGTCTGGTTCGAGACCGTGGCAGCCGCTCAGGAGCGGGCGAAGCGGCGACTGCCCAAACCCGTGTACTCGGCGTTGCTCGCCGCAAGCGAGCGGGGTGTCACCGTCGCTGACAACGTCGACGCGTTTTCCCAGCTGGGCTTCGCGCCGCACGTCATCGGCGCGACGGAGAAACGAGATCTCGCGACAACTGTTATGGGTCAGGATATTTCACTTCCCGTCCTGATTTCGCCGACGGGTGTGCAGGCGGTCCACCCCGATGGCGAGATCGCTGTCGCGCGGGCTGCCGCAGCGCGAGGCACCGCGATGGGTCTGTCCTCGTTCGCGAGCAAGCCGATCGAAGAGGTCATCGCCGTCAACCCCAAACTCTTCTTCCAGGTGTATTGGCTCGGTGGCCGCGACGCGATCGCGGCGCGGGTCGAACGGGCGCGCGCGGCCGGCGCCGTCGGCCTGATCGTCACCACCGACTGGAGCTTCTCGCACGGTCGCGACTGGGGAAGCCCGAAGATCCCCGAAGAGATGAACCTGCGCACGACCGTGCGAATGATGCCGACAGGGCTGACCAGGCCGGGCTGGCTGTGGCAGTGGGGTAAGACCCTGCGTCCGCCCAACCTGCGGGTTCCCAACCAGGCGGCGCGCGGTGAAGCCGGTCCGCCGTTCTTCGCGGCCTACGGCGAATGGATGGCCACCCCGCCGCCCACGTGGGAAGACATCGCCTGGCTGCGTGAGCTGTGGGGCGGGCCGTTCATGCTCAAGGGCATCATGCGGGTAGATGACGCGAAACGCGCTGTGGACGCCGGTGTTTCGACAATTTCGGTGTCAAACCACGGCGGCAACAACCTCGACGGCACGCCGGCGTCGGTACGGGCACTGCCAGCGATCGCCGCCGCGGTCGGCAACGATGTCGAGGTGGTCCTCGACGGCGGCATCCGGCGCGGCAGCGACGTGGTGAAGGCCGTGGCCCTCGGCGCACGTGCGGTCATGATCGGCAGGGCCTACCTCTGGGGCCTGGCGGCCAACGGCCAGGCAGGTGTCGAGAACGTGCTCGATGTTCTGCGCGGCGGCATCGACTCGGCCCTAATGGGTCTGGGCCACTCGTCGGTGCACGACCTCTGCGCCGACGACGTGTTGGTGCCCGACGGCTTCACGCGGGCGCTCGGCGTACCCCGCACGCCTTCGGCCTGA